The Phragmitibacter flavus genome has a segment encoding these proteins:
- a CDS encoding pilus assembly FimT family protein, with translation MKNEKRAGFTLLETLAMLVCLFVLVWLSFALWRKANRPPQDLSAPALVPAAVVEEGMKVETGDVKPDGEKLPAETP, from the coding sequence ATGAAGAACGAGAAAAGAGCTGGTTTTACATTGTTGGAGACGCTGGCGATGCTGGTGTGTTTGTTTGTGCTGGTGTGGTTGAGTTTTGCGTTGTGGCGCAAAGCGAACCGACCTCCGCAGGATTTGTCGGCTCCGGCTCTGGTTCCGGCTGCGGTGGTTGAGGAGGGGATGAAGGTGGAGACGGGTGATGTGAAACCTGACGGGGAGAAATTGCCGGCTGAGACCCCCTGA
- a CDS encoding endonuclease/exonuclease/phosphatase family protein gives MSKSWSTRVWVGLGEALLDESKRLLLLARIGRWLRYALRGLVGGYVLFLVGLWMGFRWLGEGNLTMAFLLYVPWLTWALPLVPLLALALLMDWKSLVFGGLAGAVVMSGLAGWSWHRVVEVGKDRGRSLTVFSFNRGQSQGASQRPFIAQVKPDILVFQEARGRASQFLQAEGYEAFKFGDSVGEYTLVSKFPVLSTSLVVHEGHAVAGRFVIDWDGREVAVYSVHLRTPRDALLAMRRGAFLWGVLGVPGTKGGEKRRAYEEFWDRQVESAEVVVKACREEKLPMVVAGDFNAPAPGYIHQLLTEEMIDTHEVAGWGGGYTFPGRTGNPLALRRPWLRIDKILCSEHWRPQWNMVEPEQPSQHRALAAQLTWVDEG, from the coding sequence GTGTCAAAATCTTGGTCAACTCGTGTCTGGGTGGGGCTGGGTGAGGCGCTGCTGGATGAGAGCAAACGGTTGTTGTTGTTAGCGCGAATCGGGAGGTGGTTGCGTTATGCGTTGAGGGGTTTGGTGGGGGGGTATGTGTTGTTTTTGGTGGGGTTGTGGATGGGATTTCGCTGGTTGGGCGAGGGGAATTTGACTATGGCCTTCTTGTTGTATGTGCCATGGCTGACCTGGGCTTTGCCATTGGTGCCATTGCTGGCTCTGGCCTTGTTGATGGATTGGAAGTCTTTGGTGTTTGGCGGGCTGGCGGGGGCGGTGGTGATGTCGGGTCTTGCGGGGTGGTCATGGCATAGGGTTGTGGAGGTCGGGAAGGATCGGGGGAGATCATTGACGGTGTTTAGTTTTAACCGAGGCCAGAGTCAGGGGGCTTCGCAGCGGCCGTTTATTGCGCAGGTGAAGCCGGATATTTTGGTGTTTCAGGAAGCACGCGGGAGGGCTTCGCAGTTTTTGCAGGCGGAGGGTTATGAGGCATTCAAGTTCGGCGATAGTGTGGGGGAATATACGTTGGTTTCGAAATTCCCGGTTTTATCTACGTCGCTGGTGGTTCACGAGGGGCATGCGGTGGCGGGAAGGTTTGTAATTGACTGGGACGGGCGGGAGGTGGCGGTTTATTCGGTGCATTTGCGCACGCCGCGTGATGCGTTGCTGGCGATGCGGAGAGGCGCTTTTTTGTGGGGCGTTTTGGGGGTGCCGGGGACGAAGGGGGGGGAGAAACGTCGCGCTTATGAGGAGTTTTGGGATCGGCAGGTGGAGTCGGCTGAGGTGGTGGTCAAGGCATGCCGTGAGGAGAAGCTGCCTATGGTGGTGGCGGGGGATTTCAATGCGCCTGCACCAGGTTATATTCATCAGTTGCTGACGGAGGAGATGATTGACACCCATGAGGTCGCGGGTTGGGGGGGGGGATATACGTTTCCAGGTAGGACGGGGAATCCTCTGGCTTTGCGTCGGCCATGGCTGCGGATTGACAAAATTCTGTGCAGTGAGCATTGGCGGCCGCAGTGGAACATGGTGGAGCCGGAGCAGCCGAGTCAGCATCGGGCGTTGGCGGCTCAGTTGACGTGGGTGGACGAGGGGTGA
- a CDS encoding glycosyltransferase family 2 protein, translating to MLFVRLFMDDGGRWPLVSVVIPAHNAEETIGATLESVLGQSYGNFEVIVVDDGSTDGTAGLVEEVALRDVRVRLVRQVRGGVAAARNAGIERTSGVYVAPIDADDVWHPQRLELHVAALEREGEDTGVVYSPYYRIDALGRERSRSYLYYEKGDVFELQLATNLVGNGSGMMMRAACLESVGCYDTSLHEAGAQGCEDYLLQLKLAHQFKFVCVPQYLIGYRSHRRNMSRNGVRMARSQVLMYRHVQERYGASGDYFDRGYGNTLSMLTLRVCRASGAVAGFRELKANLQSWRQFWYFMRSTVEVFVVKFQKLVMPGIFYWAEGWMRLRHERRALKQYEEDLAGRGEAGQRVARRESGDVSAGAQGSEIAGKD from the coding sequence TTGCTGTTCGTTCGTTTGTTTATGGATGATGGCGGCAGATGGCCGTTGGTGTCGGTGGTGATCCCGGCACACAATGCGGAGGAGACGATTGGGGCGACGCTGGAGTCGGTGTTGGGGCAGAGTTATGGGAATTTTGAGGTCATAGTGGTGGACGATGGGTCGACGGATGGGACGGCGGGGTTGGTTGAAGAAGTGGCGTTACGGGATGTGCGGGTCAGATTGGTGAGACAAGTGCGGGGTGGGGTGGCGGCGGCGAGAAATGCGGGGATTGAGCGGACGTCTGGAGTGTATGTGGCACCAATTGACGCGGATGATGTGTGGCATCCGCAGCGATTGGAGTTGCATGTGGCGGCATTGGAGAGGGAGGGGGAGGATACAGGGGTGGTTTATTCGCCTTATTACCGGATTGATGCGCTGGGAAGGGAGCGGAGCCGGTCGTATCTTTATTATGAAAAGGGGGATGTTTTTGAGCTGCAACTGGCGACCAATCTGGTGGGAAATGGGAGCGGAATGATGATGAGGGCGGCTTGTTTGGAGTCGGTCGGTTGTTACGATACCTCTCTTCATGAGGCAGGGGCGCAGGGTTGCGAGGATTATTTGCTACAGTTAAAACTGGCCCATCAATTTAAGTTTGTGTGTGTGCCTCAGTATCTGATTGGCTATCGGAGTCATCGGCGGAATATGTCAAGGAACGGCGTGCGGATGGCGCGGTCGCAAGTTTTAATGTATAGGCATGTGCAGGAGAGGTATGGGGCCAGCGGGGATTATTTTGACAGGGGTTATGGAAATACTCTGAGCATGTTGACGCTGAGGGTGTGCCGGGCGAGTGGGGCAGTGGCTGGGTTTAGGGAGTTGAAGGCGAATTTGCAGTCGTGGAGGCAGTTTTGGTATTTTATGAGGAGCACGGTGGAGGTGTTTGTGGTGAAGTTTCAAAAGTTGGTGATGCCGGGGATTTTTTACTGGGCGGAGGGGTGGATGAGGCTGCGGCATGAGCGGAGGGCGTTGAAGCAGTATGAGGAGGATTTGGCGGGGCGCGGTGAGGCAGGTCAGAGGGTGGCGAGGCGGGAAAGTGGAGACGTGTCTGCTGGTGCCCAGGGGTCTGAAATTGCCGGGAAGGATTGA
- a CDS encoding DUF1501 domain-containing protein has translation MNLLHDHRLFETRRHFFKRGGNAMGYAALSSLFGQAVMQQQAGASGATGLGTLGPHFPPTAKRVIYLHMVGGPSQMDLFDYKPAMKDWYDKDLPESIRKGQRLTTMTSGQTRFPIAPSKYEFAQAGQCGMWMNKEMLPFLAKSADDICWIKSLHTEAINHEPAIAAMQTGNQIPGKPCLGSWASYGLGSMNANLPTFVVLVATPTNRDQEQAISSRLWSAGFLPGEHAGVSFRSKGDPILFINNPPGVPSSVRRRTLDGINSLNQLNYEAVGDPETHTRIQQYEMAFRMQASVPELTDISKEPEHIFKLYGEEARKPGSFANTTLMARRLVERGVRFVQVYHNNWDHHSNVNGRMPSQCKDIDQPCHALIEDLKQRGMFEDTLIVWGGEFGRTIYSQGGLTKTNYGRDHHPRCFTMWMAGGGAKGGVVHGETDDFSYNIVKDPVHIRDFHATMLHLLGFEHEKFSFKSQGLDGKLTGVEAAHVVKQLIG, from the coding sequence ATGAACTTGTTGCATGACCATCGGTTGTTTGAGACTCGTCGTCACTTCTTTAAGCGAGGTGGAAATGCGATGGGTTATGCAGCGTTGTCATCGCTTTTTGGACAGGCAGTGATGCAGCAGCAGGCTGGGGCGAGTGGCGCAACCGGGTTGGGGACTTTGGGTCCGCACTTTCCGCCGACGGCGAAGCGGGTGATTTATCTGCACATGGTGGGCGGCCCTTCGCAGATGGACTTGTTTGATTACAAGCCGGCGATGAAGGACTGGTATGACAAGGATCTACCGGAGAGCATTCGCAAGGGACAGCGGTTGACGACCATGACGAGCGGTCAGACTCGGTTCCCGATTGCACCGTCGAAGTATGAGTTTGCTCAGGCGGGTCAGTGCGGGATGTGGATGAACAAGGAAATGTTGCCGTTTTTGGCGAAGTCGGCGGATGATATTTGCTGGATCAAGTCATTGCATACGGAGGCGATCAATCATGAGCCGGCGATTGCGGCAATGCAGACGGGGAACCAGATTCCGGGGAAGCCGTGTTTGGGTTCCTGGGCGTCCTATGGGTTGGGGTCGATGAATGCGAATTTGCCGACCTTTGTGGTGTTGGTGGCAACGCCGACGAATCGGGATCAGGAGCAGGCGATTTCATCGCGGTTGTGGTCGGCGGGTTTTTTACCGGGTGAGCACGCGGGGGTGAGCTTCCGCAGCAAGGGCGATCCGATTTTGTTCATCAATAATCCGCCAGGGGTGCCGAGCAGTGTGCGCCGCCGGACTTTGGATGGGATCAATTCGTTGAACCAGTTGAACTATGAGGCGGTGGGTGATCCGGAGACACACACCCGGATTCAGCAGTATGAGATGGCTTTTCGGATGCAGGCGAGTGTGCCGGAGTTGACGGACATCAGCAAGGAGCCGGAGCACATTTTTAAACTTTACGGGGAGGAGGCACGCAAGCCGGGATCGTTTGCGAACACGACGTTGATGGCGCGCCGACTGGTGGAGCGGGGCGTGAGGTTTGTGCAGGTGTATCACAACAACTGGGATCACCACTCCAATGTAAACGGGCGGATGCCATCGCAGTGCAAGGACATTGACCAGCCGTGCCATGCGCTGATTGAGGATCTGAAACAGCGCGGAATGTTTGAAGACACGCTAATTGTCTGGGGCGGGGAATTCGGGCGGACGATTTATAGTCAGGGCGGGCTTACCAAGACCAATTATGGGCGGGATCATCATCCGCGTTGTTTCACGATGTGGATGGCGGGTGGTGGAGCCAAGGGGGGCGTGGTGCATGGCGAGACGGATGATTTCAGCTACAACATCGTCAAAGATCCGGTGCATATTCGGGATTTTCACGCGACGATGCTGCATTTATTGGGGTTTGAGCATGAGAAATTCTCGTTCAAATCGCAAGGGCTGGACGGAAAACTGACGGGGGTTGAGGCCGCCCACGTGGTGAAGCAGTTGATTGGTTGA
- a CDS encoding GDSL-type esterase/lipase family protein, translating into MVWFLAAILVVGCREGEVPVAPLKSKVLSETKRPDPARFAKEIAAFDKEELENAPPRGGIVFTGSSSIRLWKLGEAFADLPVLNRGFGGSVANDLIVYADQVVLRYEPKVLVVYTGSNDINAKLTVEEALADFTGFLELVNRKLPETKVLVNPVKISRKRIEQIEKVRELNGKLKAWCAERPWTRWVETAQYLEDENGQPIDRFFAKDQLHLSPEGYVEWEKILGPVLREEWEKKAKG; encoded by the coding sequence TTGGTTTGGTTTCTTGCTGCGATTTTGGTGGTGGGCTGCAGGGAGGGCGAGGTGCCGGTAGCCCCATTGAAGTCGAAGGTTTTGTCGGAAACCAAGCGACCTGATCCGGCGCGATTTGCGAAGGAGATTGCGGCGTTTGACAAGGAAGAACTGGAGAATGCGCCTCCCCGTGGCGGGATTGTTTTTACCGGCAGTTCCAGCATCCGGTTGTGGAAGTTGGGGGAAGCGTTTGCGGATCTTCCCGTGCTGAATCGTGGATTTGGAGGATCAGTGGCGAATGATTTGATCGTTTATGCAGATCAGGTCGTGCTGCGCTATGAGCCGAAAGTGTTGGTGGTCTATACCGGGAGCAATGACATCAATGCGAAGCTGACGGTGGAAGAGGCGCTCGCCGATTTCACCGGGTTTTTGGAATTGGTGAACCGCAAGTTGCCAGAGACCAAGGTCCTTGTGAATCCGGTGAAAATTTCGCGGAAGCGGATTGAGCAGATCGAGAAGGTGCGGGAGTTGAATGGAAAATTGAAGGCGTGGTGCGCGGAGCGGCCTTGGACCCGGTGGGTGGAGACTGCCCAATATCTCGAGGATGAGAATGGGCAGCCGATTGACCGATTTTTTGCCAAGGATCAGCTGCATTTGAGCCCTGAAGGATATGTGGAGTGGGAGAAGATTTTGGGGCCGGTATTGCGGGAAGAGTGGGAGAAAAAGGCGAAGGGCTAA